One Setaria viridis chromosome 3, Setaria_viridis_v4.0, whole genome shotgun sequence DNA window includes the following coding sequences:
- the LOC117850071 gene encoding putative disease resistance protein RGA1 isoform X1, protein MAEVLATMVVGPLVSMVKEKASSYLLEQYQVMEGLEKQHKLLKRKLPAILDVITDAEEKAAAKREGVKAWLEEVRQVAYQANDVLDEFKYEALRRKAREEGHYKELGMDVIKLFPSHNRFVFRKKMGNKLRMILEELDVLIAEMNCFGFKFQQGPPVPVNHLRENSSKIIDPVDIAGRSRAGDKEKIIKLLLDKASYVNLTVFPIVGMGGMGKTTLAQLVYNDPEIQKHFQLRLWVCVSDNFDVDTLAKRIVEEAEKNGCQANGSSALDKLQSAVSGKRYLLVLDDVWNRDEAHKWEKLKSYLQHGGSGCSVLTTTRDQAVAQLMMGTAKGAYELGRLDENFIKEIIESRAFNSKQEKDWPRELVKMVGEVAKRCAGSPLAATALGSVLSTKTTAREWKDVLRRKKICDDRNGILPVLKLSYNCLPSHMRQCFAFCAMFPKDYEINVEMLIQLWIANGFIPVLQGEEHPEISGKNIFIELASRSFFQDVKGIPFEFTDVEVSRVTCKIHDLMHDVALDSMGKECAAIATDQSKSGDFPHSARHLLLSVRKTETFLNASQEKGSPVIQTLICEKYIYGDLQHLSKYRSVRALKIMGGSTSRTMRGLEPVWLHHLRYLDLSESYKIKSLPEDISVLYHLQTLNLFHCHNLERLPKGMKYMTALRHLYTHGCLKLKSMPADLRHLTSLQTLTCFVAGAGSDCSRVGELRRLDDLGGQLELKQLENVKEADAKEAKLGNKKKLARLTLRWSDCDKEAHNSDKEVLEGLEPHDGLKVLKIYSCGIDTCPTWMNKLQGIVELELSDCKRLENLPAFWQLPALQILCLCGLENIRYLCSSDTAFTFQKLKNLAIFKLPNFEIWWGTSEVRGEMPMFPLLEKLLINECKSLAALPKASVIKETSEGVKTEYKSAFPALKEMELENLEMFQRWEDGEGTPGEELTFHRLEKLIIRSCPALTTLPEAPKLSVLEVQGASQQILSLHAASRYITSSSSLRLFGDNTETESVAEQNSSELVHGREKWEHRSPLTRMVLRRYNLLFSHSSALPLWTCFAQLVDLKICECDALVYWPENVFQALLSLRTLYIWQCSKLTGRTQETSEQSAPERSGLLPCLESLQLSFCPSLVEVPNLPASLKTLHIENCDMLGSIIFGQQEDTSSLIPASSSEARVSTAVLKLSSSTSHPFLPCLESLYILYCPGLSEVANLPPSIKILSIHGCDNLRSLSGQLDALQTLRIADCSKLKSLESCLGRLPSLEDLRLRDCRSLQSLPNGPQAYSDLRALRIESCPSIKLLPPSLQQRLDYLEEKTLDVRYEDAVYSHSPVYILSNLVLICMHNF, encoded by the exons ATGGCTGAGGTACTGGCCACCATGGTGGTCGGGCCACTGGTGTCCATGGTGAAGGAGAAGGCCTCCAGCTACCTCCTGGAGCAGTACCAGGTGATGGAGGGCTTGGAGAAGCAGCACAAGCTCCTCAAGCGCAAGCTGCCGGCCATCCTGGACGTCATCACCGACGCCGAGGAGAAGGCGGCAGCCAAGCGAGAAGGGGTGAAAGCTTGGCTGGAGGAGGTCCGGCAAGTGGCCTACCAGGCGAATGACGTCTTGGACGAGTTCAAGTACGAGGCGCTCCGCCGCAAAGCCAGGGAGGAGGGGCACTACAAGGAGCTCGGCATGGATGTAATAAAGCTCTTCCCTTCTCACAACCGTTTTGTGTTCCGTAAAAAGATGGGCAACAAGCTCCGCATGATTTTGGAAGAACTTGATGTCCTTATCGCAGAGATGAATTGTTTCGGGTTCAAGTTCCAGCAAGGGCCACCAGTTCCAGTAAATCACTTGAGGGAGAATAGTTCTAAAATCATCGACCCTGTGGACATTGCCGGCAGATCCAGAGCTGGAGACAAGGAGAAGATTATTAAGTTGTTGCTTGATAAAGCTAGCTATGTGAATCTCACGGTCTTTCCTATCGTCGGGATGGGAGGGATGGGGAAGACCACCTTAGCACAGCTTGTTTACAATGACCCTGAGATTCAGAAGCATTTCCAGTTGCGACTCTGGGTGTGCGTCTCTGACAACTTTGATGTGGATACCCTGGCTAAAAGAATTGTCGAAGAAGCTGAGAAGAATGGTTGCCAAGCAAATGGAAGTTCAGCATTGGACAAGCTTCAAAGTGCAGTGAGTGGCAAGCGGTACCTCCTTGTACTAGATGATGTCTGGAACCGTGATGAGGCCCACAAGTGGGAAAAACTGAAGTCCTACCTTCAACATGGTGGCAGTGGATGCTCAGTGTTGACAACAACTCGTGATCAAGCAGTTGCTCAGCTAATGATGGGTACAGCTAAAGGAGCCTATGAACTTGGACGCTTGGATGAAAATTTCATAAAGGAAATTATTGAGTCAAGAGCATTCAACTCAAAACAAGAAAAGGATTGGCCTCGTGAACTAGTTAAAATGGTTGGTGAGGTTGCAAAGAGATGTGCTGGTTCTCCTTTAGCTGCTACAGCATTGGGCTCTGTGTTAAGTACCAAGACCACCGCGCGTGAATGGAAGGATGTGCTAAGGAGAAAAAAGATTTGTGATGATAGAAATGGAATCTTACCAGTACTCAAGCTTAGTTACAATTGCTTGCCATCACATATGCGGCAATGCTTTGCTTTCTGTGCTATGTTTCCCAAGGATTATGAGATTAACGTGGAAATGTTGATCCAGTTATGGATAGCCAATGGTTTTATCCCGGTGCTACAAGGAGAAGAACATCCTGAAATTTCaggtaaaaatattttcattgaGCTTGCGTCAAGGTCATTTTTCCAGGATGTGAAGGGGATCCCATTTGAGTTCACTGATGTAGAGGTCTCTAGAGTTACTTGTAAGATCCATGACCTTATGCATGACGTTGCATTGGATTCTATGGGAAAAGAATGCGCTGCTATAGCTACAGACCAGAGTAAAAGTGGGGATTTTCCACATTCAGCTCGTCATTTATTATTGTCAGTCCGTAAAACAGAAACTTTTCTGAATGCTTCGCAGGAGAAAGGCTCTCCGGTTATACAAACACTGATATGTGAGAAATATATATACGGAGACTTGCAACATTTGTCAAAATACAGGTCTGTGCGAGCATTAAAGATCATGGGAGGTTCAACATCAAGGACCATGCGAGGTTTAGAACCCGTATGGCTACATCACCTGAGGTATCTTGATCTCTCAGAAAGCTATAAAATTAAATCACTTCCTGAAGATATAAGCGTCCTATATCATCTGCAAACATTGAACCTTTTTCACTGTCACAATCTTGAACGACTTCCAAAGGGAATGAAGTACATGACTGCCCTCCGTCACCTCTACACTCACGGATGTTTGAAGTTAAAGAGCATGCCTGCTGACCTCAGACACCTCACTTCCCTACAGACGCTGACATGCTTTGTAGCAGGTGCAGGCTCTGATTGCAGTAGGGTGGGAGAACTGAGGCGGTTAGACGACCTTGGTGGTCAGCTGGAGCTAAAACAGCTAGAAAATGTGAAAGAGGCAGATGCAAAAGAGGCAAAACTCGGAAATAAGAAAAAACTGGCCAGATTGACATTGAGATGGAGTGATTGTGACAAGGAGGCACATAATAGTGATAAAGAGGTGCTGGAAGGTCTGGAGCCTCATGATGGGCTGAAGGTTCTAAAGATATATTCCTGCGGTATCGACACTTGTCCAACATGGATGAATAAGTTGCAAGGCATAGTGGAGCTTGAGTTATCGGATTGCAAAAGACTCGAGAATCTTCCTGCATTCTGGCAGTTACCAGCTCTGCAAATTCTTTGCTTGTGCGGATTGGAAAACATACGTTACTTGTGCAGCAGTGATACAGCCTTCACATTTCAGAAACTGAAGAACCTTGCAATTTTTAAGTTGCCAAACTTTGAGATATGGTGGGGCACAAGTGAGGTGCGAGGAGAAATGCCAATGTTTCCTCTGCTTGAGAAGCTGTTAATCAACGAGTGTAAAAGTCTGGCTGCATTGCCGAAAGCATCAGTAATTAAAGAAACATCTGAAGGGGTCAAGACTGAGTACAAGTCTGCATTTCCAGCATTGAAGGAAATGGAATTAGAAAATCTTGAGATGTTTCAGCGATGGGAggatggcgaaggaactccAGGAGAAGAGCTAACATTTCATCGGCTTGAGAAACTAATAATTCGGAGTTGCCCAGCGTTGACTACTCTACCCGAAGCACCTAAGCTAAGTGTATTAGAAGTACAAGGAGCCAGCCAACAAATATTGTCCCTGCACGCAGCTAGCAGATATATCACTTCATCGTCCAGCCTGAGGTTGTTTGGCGATAACACAGAAACAGAATCGGTGGCTGAACAAAATTCGAGTGAGTTGGTGCATGGCAGGGAGAAATGGGAGCATAGATCCCCTCTGACACGTATGGTTTTACGGAGATACAACCTTTTGTTCTCCCACTCAAGTGCACTGCCACTATGGACATGTTTTGCACAGCTCGTAGATTTAAAAATTTGTGAATGCGACGCTCTTGTCTATTGGCCAGAAAACGTGTTCCAGGCCCTGTTATCCTTGAGGACGTTATATATTTGGCAATGCAGCAAACTGACTGGACGCACACAAGAAACGTCTGAGCAATCTGCTCCGGAACGGAGTGGACTCCTGCCATGTCTAGAGTCTCTACAGTTAAGTTTCTGTCCATCTTTGGTAGAGGTTCCCAACCTACCAGCATCTCTCAAGACATTACATATTGAAAACTGCGATATGCTCGGGTCCATCATATTCGGTCAACAGGAGGATACGTCATCACTAATTCCGGCATCCAGCAGTGAGGCCAGGGTGTCTACAGCTGTACTAAAGTTGTCATCATCAACCAGCCATCCCTTCCTTCCATGCCTAGAATCGCTATACATATTGTATTGCCCTGGTTTGTCAGAGGTTGCCAATCTTCCTCCGTCCATCAAGATCTTGTCGATTCATGGCTGCGATAATCTTCGATCCCTATCAGGACAGCTGGATGCCCTCCAAACATTACGTATTGCGGACTGCAGTAAATTGAAATCACTGGAATCTTGCTTAGGAAGGCTCCCGTCGCTGGAAGACCTCCGCCTTCGTGATTGCAGAAGCCTGCAATCCTTACCGAATGGGCCTCAAGCGTACTCAGATCTTAGAGCTCTTAGGATTGAATCTTGTCCTAGTATAAAGTTACTTCCCCCGAGCCTACAACAACGTCTGGATTATCTCGAGGAGAAAACACTAGATGTCCGTTACGAAG ATGCCGTATACAGTCATTCTCCTGTATATATACTTTCCAATTTGGTGTTGATTTGCATGCATAACTTCTGA